The Spirochaetota bacterium genome includes a region encoding these proteins:
- a CDS encoding long-chain fatty acid--CoA ligase gives MMQYPLLLTNFMNRAARLYTKKEIVSVYSDSTFRYTYGEWYRRTCQLAHALESLGIKKGDRVASFSLNNHRHLELYFGVPCMGAVLHTLNVRLSQEHLIYIVNHAKDRVIFVDEDLYFLLEPVKDRLKTVKQYVILSQSGKLPATSLAPVVLYDELIGAFPDEYNFPIDRNENDPALICYTSATTGDPKGVVYSHRGLVLHSLTSSAVLGTKESECVLHVVPMFHANAWGAPFASTMMGCKQVLPGRQILDMKALCGIISDEEVTFTCGVPTIWMMLHKYLEDGGEHDFSKLNAVYSGGSAMPRHLMEVMAKKYNFNIVQAYGMTETSPLATVALPKSYMAGCSEKELYDVKTTAGMLVPCLDMLVKSLDTGNEVAWDGAEIGEVCLRGPWIADEYYKDPERSKATFRDGWLHTGDIATIDAEGYIRLVDRTKDLIKSAGEWISSVDLENEIMSHPKIMEAAVIGMPHEKWQERPLACVVLSPGAAGTVSEDEIIDYLKERVAKWWVPDRVVFMDAIPKTSVGKFDKKMLRATVLPQVT, from the coding sequence ATGATGCAATATCCGCTGCTGCTCACCAATTTCATGAACCGGGCGGCAAGGCTTTATACCAAAAAGGAAATCGTATCGGTTTACAGCGATTCCACCTTCCGTTACACTTACGGGGAATGGTACCGCCGCACCTGTCAGCTCGCCCACGCCCTCGAGTCGCTTGGCATAAAAAAGGGAGACCGCGTGGCCTCGTTCTCACTCAACAACCATCGCCACCTCGAGCTGTACTTCGGCGTCCCCTGCATGGGCGCGGTGCTGCACACGCTGAACGTCCGACTGTCGCAGGAACATCTAATCTATATCGTGAACCACGCCAAAGACCGCGTAATCTTCGTCGACGAGGACCTGTACTTTCTTCTTGAGCCCGTAAAGGACCGCCTGAAGACCGTCAAGCAGTACGTTATCCTGTCGCAGAGCGGCAAACTCCCCGCTACGAGCCTCGCTCCCGTTGTCCTCTACGACGAACTCATCGGGGCGTTTCCCGACGAGTACAACTTTCCGATTGACCGCAACGAAAACGACCCGGCCCTGATCTGCTATACCTCGGCCACAACCGGCGATCCCAAGGGAGTGGTCTACAGCCACAGGGGTCTCGTATTGCACTCGCTAACCTCCAGCGCGGTACTGGGTACGAAGGAGAGCGAATGTGTGCTCCACGTGGTCCCCATGTTTCACGCCAACGCCTGGGGCGCGCCGTTTGCCAGCACCATGATGGGCTGCAAGCAGGTGCTCCCAGGCCGGCAGATACTGGACATGAAGGCGCTGTGCGGCATAATCTCGGACGAGGAAGTGACTTTCACCTGTGGCGTACCCACGATCTGGATGATGCTTCACAAGTATCTGGAGGACGGCGGGGAGCATGACTTCTCGAAACTGAACGCCGTTTATTCCGGAGGTTCGGCCATGCCGCGCCACCTGATGGAGGTGATGGCGAAGAAGTATAACTTCAACATCGTCCAAGCCTATGGAATGACCGAAACCTCTCCGCTGGCCACGGTGGCGCTCCCGAAGAGCTACATGGCGGGGTGCTCGGAAAAAGAGCTCTACGACGTCAAAACCACCGCGGGGATGCTGGTGCCCTGTCTCGACATGCTGGTAAAGAGTCTGGACACCGGCAACGAGGTGGCCTGGGACGGCGCGGAGATTGGCGAGGTGTGCCTGCGCGGGCCCTGGATCGCGGACGAATATTACAAAGACCCCGAGCGAAGCAAAGCAACCTTCAGGGACGGATGGCTCCACACCGGCGACATCGCCACAATCGACGCGGAAGGTTATATCCGTCTCGTGGACAGGACAAAGGACCTCATTAAGAGCGCGGGGGAATGGATCTCGTCGGTAGACCTCGAAAACGAGATCATGTCGCATCCCAAGATAATGGAGGCCGCGGTGATCGGCATGCCGCACGAGAAATGGCAGGAGCGCCCCCTTGCCTGCGTGGTGCTGTCGCCCGGCGCGGCTGGAACGGTGAGCGAAGACGAGATCATCGATTATCTCAAGGAACGGGTCGCGAAATGGTGGGTGCCGGACAGGGTGGTGTTCATGGATGCCATTCCGAAGACCAGCGTGGGCAAGTTCGACAAGAAGATGCTTCGCGCGACGGTACTTCCGCAGGTAACGTGA